The following are encoded together in the Deltaproteobacteria bacterium genome:
- a CDS encoding lysoplasmalogenase: MLPYALVTIAATAALLAAERAAWQPGVWIAKPIAAAGFVGAAWANGALASPYGTWILIGLVLSLAGDVLLIPKEQPRAFLAGLVAFLLGHVAYTLAFAVRGLDLATVAVAMVAVLALGLLALRYLLPHVSASMRRPVLAYVAVISSMLVCAAGTVGHAGLPAIFAGAFAFYLSDLAVARQRFVEKSFWNKAWGLPLYFGAQLVLAWTVGAPG; this comes from the coding sequence GTGCTGCCCTACGCGCTCGTGACGATCGCCGCCACCGCCGCGCTGCTCGCCGCCGAACGCGCCGCCTGGCAGCCCGGCGTCTGGATCGCGAAGCCGATCGCGGCCGCGGGCTTCGTCGGCGCCGCCTGGGCGAACGGGGCCCTCGCTTCGCCCTACGGCACCTGGATCCTGATCGGCCTCGTGCTCTCCCTGGCCGGCGACGTCCTGCTGATCCCGAAGGAGCAGCCGCGCGCCTTCCTGGCCGGCCTCGTCGCCTTCCTGCTCGGGCACGTCGCCTACACGCTCGCCTTCGCGGTGCGCGGCCTCGACCTTGCCACGGTCGCGGTCGCGATGGTGGCGGTGCTCGCGCTGGGCCTCCTCGCGCTGCGCTATCTGCTGCCCCACGTGAGCGCCTCGATGCGGCGCCCGGTGCTGGCCTACGTGGCGGTGATCTCGAGCATGCTGGTCTGCGCGGCCGGCACCGTGGGCCACGCCGGCCTGCCCGCGATCTTCGCCGGCGCCTTCGCCTTCTACCTCTCCGACCTCGCGGTCGCGCGCCAGCGCTTCGTCGAGAAGAGCTTCTGGAACAAGGCCTGGGGCCTGCCCCTCTACTTCGGGGCCCAGCTCGTGCTGGCGTGGACGGTCGGAGCCCCCGGCTAG
- a CDS encoding SDR family NAD(P)-dependent oxidoreductase: MQRFEEKVVLITGAASGIGRACALRLAEEGARLALSDIQAEALEGVAKEARERGAEVDTRRLDVADEAQVRAAVAAAVDRFGRLDVACNVAGILRFDHTHELALAGWSRLLAVNLTGTFLVCREALPHLLATRGNVVNVASTAGMRGHPWTAAYSASKGGMIALTATIAVEYSKQGVRANAICPGSIETPITQAFRIPEGADPKLVRRMMPLTGFAGPEKVASAVAFVASEEGSHITGETIRIDGGALS; encoded by the coding sequence ATGCAGCGTTTCGAGGAGAAGGTGGTCCTGATCACGGGCGCGGCCTCGGGCATCGGCCGCGCCTGCGCCCTGCGGCTCGCGGAGGAGGGCGCCCGGCTCGCGCTCTCCGACATCCAGGCCGAGGCGCTGGAGGGGGTCGCCAAGGAGGCGCGCGAGCGCGGCGCCGAGGTGGACACGCGCCGGCTCGACGTCGCGGACGAAGCGCAGGTGCGCGCGGCCGTCGCGGCCGCGGTCGATCGCTTCGGGCGCCTCGACGTGGCCTGCAACGTGGCCGGGATCCTGCGCTTCGACCACACCCACGAGCTGGCGCTCGCCGGCTGGAGCCGGCTCCTCGCGGTGAACCTGACCGGCACCTTCCTGGTCTGCCGCGAGGCGCTCCCGCACCTGCTCGCGACGCGCGGCAACGTCGTCAACGTCGCCTCGACCGCCGGGATGCGCGGGCACCCCTGGACGGCGGCCTACTCCGCCTCCAAGGGCGGGATGATCGCGCTCACCGCGACGATCGCCGTCGAGTACTCGAAGCAGGGGGTGCGCGCCAACGCGATCTGCCCGGGCAGCATCGAGACGCCGATCACCCAGGCCTTCCGCATCCCGGAGGGCGCCGATCCGAAGCTCGTGCGGCGCATGATGCCGCTCACCGGCTTCGCCGGTCCGGAGAAGGTGGCGAGCGCGGTGGCCTTCGTCGCCTCCGAGGAGGGCTCGCACATCACCGGCGAGACGATCCGCATCGACGGCGGCGCGCTCTCGTGA
- a CDS encoding membrane dipeptidase produces MLWVLLALAAAALQATRNAFSRELVGHVSPALTAWSRFAFHLPFASALAGALAWRAGWPAPSPAFLGWAAGGALAQVLGNVALVGAFQVASFSQSVALHKLEVVFGALLGIALFGEVPSAIGWGGILLSTAGVFLMNLARPGAPARAGWTRAFHFDRGTLYALLCGVCFALASFLFKEAIEALLARNPALGPGRFRAAAHTVFWVAWIQVALLTPAIAWMRPGELGRVPALWRPMLAIGLSGFLGTLCWFWAFGLALVAYVRAVGQVEAVLSIAIAALWFREHGLRRQLPAVATIAGGVALVLLGCGPAAPPPAPPDPALAARAAALHRDALVLDGHNDVPTWILDYGFDLAMDGAAPGLRPAWHTWLFGWLSPAPRGDEIATHTDLARLRAGGVDALWLSIFVHSDYVPRGPQEAGRATARALAMIDAVEEQLRRHPGQLALARTADEVRAVVASGRIAALLGLEGGHAIEHSLATLRAFHARGVRYMTLTWSNKNDWADSSTDEARHGGLTGFGREVVREMNRLGILVDVSHVSDGTLADVLATTRAPVIASHSSARALADHPRNLRDEQLRAIARNGGVVMVNFADIFIDPHKVRGWELAARWVAGLSRPVTPLSLLADHVEHVARVAGADHVGLGSDFDGAPWFPAGLEDVSGYPALTLELLRRGWSEGDLRKLLGGNALRVLAHAEAVAAGAPAGAPED; encoded by the coding sequence GTGCTCTGGGTCCTGCTCGCGCTCGCGGCGGCGGCGCTCCAGGCCACGCGCAACGCGTTCTCGCGCGAGCTCGTCGGGCACGTCTCGCCCGCGCTCACCGCCTGGTCGCGCTTCGCCTTCCACCTGCCCTTCGCGAGCGCGCTCGCGGGGGCGCTCGCCTGGCGCGCGGGCTGGCCCGCGCCCTCACCGGCCTTCCTCGGCTGGGCCGCGGGCGGCGCGCTTGCCCAGGTGCTCGGCAACGTCGCCCTGGTGGGCGCCTTCCAGGTGGCGTCCTTCTCGCAGTCGGTGGCCCTCCACAAGCTCGAGGTGGTGTTCGGCGCGCTGCTCGGGATCGCGCTCTTCGGCGAGGTGCCGAGCGCCATCGGCTGGGGCGGGATCCTGCTCTCGACGGCCGGTGTGTTCCTGATGAACCTCGCCCGGCCGGGTGCGCCCGCCCGCGCCGGCTGGACGCGGGCCTTCCACTTCGACCGCGGCACGCTCTACGCGCTCCTGTGCGGGGTGTGCTTCGCCCTGGCGAGCTTCCTGTTCAAGGAGGCGATCGAGGCGCTGCTCGCGCGCAATCCGGCGCTCGGGCCGGGCCGCTTCCGGGCGGCTGCGCACACGGTCTTCTGGGTCGCCTGGATCCAGGTGGCGCTCCTGACGCCGGCGATCGCCTGGATGCGCCCCGGCGAGCTCGGCCGCGTGCCGGCCCTGTGGCGCCCGATGCTCGCGATCGGGCTCAGCGGCTTCCTCGGCACGCTCTGCTGGTTCTGGGCCTTCGGGCTCGCGCTGGTCGCCTACGTGCGCGCCGTCGGGCAGGTGGAGGCGGTCCTCTCGATCGCGATCGCGGCGCTCTGGTTCCGCGAGCACGGCCTGCGCCGGCAGCTCCCGGCCGTGGCCACGATCGCCGGCGGCGTCGCGCTCGTGCTGCTCGGCTGCGGGCCGGCCGCACCGCCGCCGGCGCCGCCCGATCCCGCGCTCGCCGCCCGGGCCGCCGCGCTCCACCGCGATGCGCTCGTCCTGGACGGCCACAACGACGTCCCGACCTGGATCCTCGACTACGGCTTCGACCTCGCGATGGACGGCGCCGCGCCGGGCCTGCGTCCGGCCTGGCACACCTGGCTGTTCGGCTGGCTATCGCCGGCGCCGCGCGGCGACGAGATCGCCACCCACACCGATCTCGCGCGCCTGCGCGCCGGCGGCGTCGACGCCCTGTGGCTCTCGATCTTCGTGCACAGCGACTACGTGCCGCGCGGGCCCCAGGAGGCCGGCCGTGCCACGGCGCGCGCGCTGGCGATGATCGATGCGGTCGAGGAACAGCTGCGCCGTCACCCGGGCCAGCTCGCGCTGGCGCGCACGGCCGACGAGGTACGCGCGGTCGTCGCGTCGGGTCGGATTGCGGCGCTGCTCGGGCTCGAGGGCGGACACGCGATCGAACACTCGCTGGCCACCCTGCGCGCCTTCCACGCGCGCGGCGTCCGCTACATGACGCTCACCTGGAGCAACAAGAACGACTGGGCCGATTCGTCGACCGACGAGGCCCGCCACGGCGGCCTCACCGGCTTCGGCCGCGAGGTGGTGCGCGAGATGAACCGGCTCGGGATCCTGGTCGACGTCTCGCACGTGTCGGACGGGACGCTCGCGGACGTGCTGGCGACCACCCGGGCGCCGGTGATCGCCTCGCACTCGAGCGCGCGCGCGCTGGCCGACCACCCGCGCAACCTGCGCGACGAGCAGCTCCGCGCGATCGCCCGCAACGGCGGCGTCGTGATGGTCAACTTCGCCGACATCTTCATCGACCCGCACAAGGTGCGGGGCTGGGAGCTGGCGGCGCGCTGGGTCGCCGGCCTGAGCCGGCCCGTGACGCCGCTGTCGCTGCTGGCCGACCACGTCGAGCACGTGGCGCGGGTGGCGGGTGCCGACCACGTCGGGCTCGGCTCGGACTTCGACGGTGCGCCCTGGTTCCCGGCGGGCCTCGAGGACGTGAGCGGCTACCCGGCGCTCACCCTCGAGCTGCTGCGCCGCGGCTGGTCCGAGGGCGACCTGCGCAAGCTCCTCGGCGGGAACGCGCTGCGCGTGCTGGCGCACGCCGAGGCCGTGGCGGCGGGGGCGCCCGCCGGGGCGCCCGAGGACTAG
- a CDS encoding alpha/beta hydrolase, which produces MAAATEQDPTSSSTSTSDVPGPRPLRITGHRGLALAADVWGDPAAPPVILLHGGGQTRHAWGGTAEALARAGWQAVALDLRGHGDSGWAPDRDYSPEAFVADLHACVAHLGRRPALVGASLGGITALLAEGEAPEPICRSLVLVDIAVRIEREGALRIIGFMKAHPEGFASLDAAADVIAAYLPHRKRPRDLSGLARNLRQGPDGRFRWHWDPAFLEPGSGPRPGQDGNRLERAARALRVPTLLVRGQRSDLLSEEGARQFLALAPSARFVDVSDAGHMVAGDRNDAFTEAVVSFLGAP; this is translated from the coding sequence TTGGCGGCAGCGACGGAGCAGGATCCGACCTCGAGCTCGACCTCGACCTCGGACGTGCCCGGGCCCCGCCCGCTCCGGATCACGGGCCACCGGGGTCTGGCCCTGGCCGCCGACGTCTGGGGCGATCCCGCGGCGCCGCCCGTGATCCTGCTCCACGGCGGGGGACAGACCCGCCACGCGTGGGGCGGCACGGCCGAGGCGCTCGCGCGCGCGGGCTGGCAGGCGGTCGCGCTCGACCTGCGCGGCCACGGCGACAGCGGCTGGGCGCCCGACCGCGACTACTCGCCCGAGGCCTTCGTCGCCGACCTGCACGCCTGCGTCGCGCACCTCGGCCGGCGGCCGGCGCTGGTCGGCGCGTCGCTCGGCGGGATCACGGCGCTGCTCGCCGAGGGCGAAGCGCCGGAGCCGATCTGCCGCTCGCTCGTGCTCGTGGACATCGCCGTCCGGATCGAGCGCGAGGGCGCGCTGCGCATCATCGGGTTCATGAAGGCGCATCCCGAGGGCTTCGCGAGCCTCGACGCGGCGGCGGACGTGATCGCCGCCTACCTGCCCCACCGCAAGCGCCCGCGCGACCTCTCGGGCCTCGCGCGCAACCTCCGCCAGGGCCCCGACGGCCGCTTCCGCTGGCACTGGGACCCGGCCTTCCTCGAGCCCGGCAGCGGCCCCCGCCCGGGCCAGGACGGCAACCGGCTCGAGCGCGCGGCGCGGGCGCTGCGGGTGCCCACGCTCCTCGTGCGCGGCCAGCGCTCGGACCTGCTCTCCGAGGAGGGCGCCCGCCAGTTCCTGGCGCTCGCCCCGAGCGCGCGCTTCGTGGACGTGAGCGACGCCGGTCACATGGTGGCCGGTGACCGCAACGACGCCTTCACCGAGGCCGTGGTCTCGTTCCTGGGAGCTCCCTGA
- the mazG gene encoding nucleoside triphosphate pyrophosphohydrolase has translation MGTIDRLLEIMARLRDPEHGCPWDVEQSFATIAPYTIEEAYEVDDAIRRGDLPALREELGDLLLQVVFHAQMAREAGHFDFAGVVDAICDKLVRRHPHVFADAEVKSAAEQLEAWEEHKASERAAQGGGDAASALDGVALGLPALLRAQKLARRAARAGLAGAAPPTPEAAWEAFRAAPGDAARVGTLLFALAQAAGAAGVDAEQALREAMAGFEAQARAEEGGRDADP, from the coding sequence ATGGGCACGATCGACCGGCTGCTCGAGATCATGGCGCGGCTGCGCGATCCCGAGCACGGCTGCCCCTGGGACGTCGAGCAGTCGTTCGCGACGATCGCGCCCTACACGATCGAGGAGGCCTACGAGGTCGACGACGCGATCCGCCGCGGCGACCTCCCGGCGCTGCGCGAGGAGCTCGGCGACCTGCTGCTCCAGGTGGTGTTCCACGCGCAGATGGCGCGCGAGGCCGGGCACTTCGACTTCGCCGGCGTCGTGGACGCGATCTGCGACAAGCTCGTGCGTCGCCATCCCCACGTGTTCGCCGACGCCGAGGTGAAGAGCGCCGCCGAGCAGCTCGAGGCCTGGGAGGAGCACAAGGCCAGCGAGCGGGCCGCGCAGGGCGGGGGAGACGCCGCGAGCGCGCTCGACGGCGTGGCGCTCGGCCTGCCCGCGCTCCTGCGCGCGCAGAAGCTCGCGCGGCGCGCCGCGCGAGCGGGCCTCGCGGGCGCGGCGCCGCCCACGCCCGAGGCCGCGTGGGAGGCGTTCCGCGCCGCGCCCGGGGACGCCGCGCGGGTGGGGACGCTGCTCTTCGCGCTGGCGCAGGCGGCCGGCGCGGCGGGCGTCGATGCCGAGCAGGCGCTGCGCGAGGCGATGGCCGGCTTCGAGGCGCAGGCGCGCGCGGAGGAGGGCGGCCGGGACGCGGACCCGTGA
- a CDS encoding SDR family NAD(P)-dependent oxidoreductase: MAARAQAGGLVAGKAALVTGAASGIGRATALALAREGAAVLVSDRDGEGAERVAAEIGGQGGRARAARCDVTRAGEVETMVRAALDAFGGRLDCAVNNAGITAPGGLVHDIDPADWERQLAVNLTGTFLCLRAELPVMRAQRAGSIVNVASGAGLIGAPGLAHYCASKHGLLGLTRTAALENAALGVRVNALCPGATDTPMLRAAMDRSEDTRRMILASLPSGRLGTPGEVAEAAVWLCSERASYVSGESLLVDGGALAR, encoded by the coding sequence GTGGCAGCGCGCGCGCAGGCGGGCGGGCTGGTGGCGGGCAAGGCGGCGCTGGTGACCGGCGCGGCCTCCGGCATCGGGCGCGCCACCGCGCTCGCGCTCGCGCGCGAGGGCGCCGCGGTGCTGGTCTCGGATCGCGACGGCGAGGGCGCCGAGCGGGTCGCCGCGGAGATCGGGGGGCAGGGCGGCCGTGCGCGTGCCGCGCGCTGCGACGTGACGCGGGCCGGCGAGGTCGAGACGATGGTGCGGGCCGCCCTCGACGCCTTCGGCGGGCGCCTCGACTGCGCCGTGAACAACGCCGGGATCACGGCGCCGGGCGGCCTCGTGCACGACATCGACCCGGCCGACTGGGAGCGCCAGCTCGCCGTGAACCTGACCGGCACCTTCCTGTGCCTGCGGGCCGAGCTGCCGGTGATGCGGGCGCAGCGCGCGGGCTCGATCGTGAACGTGGCGTCCGGCGCGGGCCTCATCGGGGCGCCCGGGCTCGCCCACTACTGCGCGTCCAAGCACGGGCTGCTCGGGCTCACCCGGACGGCGGCCCTCGAGAACGCCGCGCTCGGCGTGCGCGTGAACGCGCTCTGCCCGGGCGCGACCGACACACCGATGCTGCGCGCGGCCATGGACCGCTCGGAGGACACGCGCCGGATGATCCTGGCGAGCCTCCCGTCCGGCCGGCTCGGCACGCCCGGGGAGGTGGCCGAGGCGGCCGTCTGGCTGTGCTCGGAGCGCGCCTCCTACGTGAGCGGCGAGTCGCTGCTCGTGGACGGCGGCGCCCTGGCGCGCTGA
- a CDS encoding enoyl-CoA hydratase-related protein → MAIRCERPAAAPYVELVTIDRPEAANALDPTMLGALAAAWRRIAADDGVRCVVLTGAGERAFCAGMDLKTTIPASQRLARGERVDPADFAGLRDAGTAVLAGFDLGKPLVVAVNGHCRAVGLDLMLQSELRYAAPHATFALEEVARGLYPTGNATVLLPRQIGWVHAMELLLTARPIDAARAAAIGLVNEVVAARELLPRALEAAAVIAANAPLAVRETRRGVRELLSLPLDEAWRRQEELGRPLRRTEDAAEGARAFVEKRAPVWTGR, encoded by the coding sequence ATGGCGATCCGCTGCGAACGGCCCGCCGCCGCGCCGTACGTCGAGCTGGTGACGATCGACCGGCCCGAGGCGGCGAACGCGCTCGACCCCACGATGCTCGGCGCGCTGGCCGCCGCGTGGCGCCGGATCGCCGCGGACGACGGGGTGCGCTGCGTCGTGCTGACCGGGGCGGGCGAGCGGGCCTTCTGCGCCGGGATGGACCTGAAGACCACGATCCCGGCCTCGCAGCGCCTGGCGCGGGGCGAGCGCGTCGATCCCGCGGACTTCGCCGGCCTGCGCGACGCCGGGACCGCCGTGCTGGCCGGCTTCGACCTGGGCAAGCCGCTGGTGGTCGCCGTGAACGGCCACTGCCGGGCGGTGGGGCTCGACCTGATGCTCCAGAGCGAGCTGCGCTACGCCGCGCCGCACGCGACCTTCGCGCTCGAGGAGGTGGCGCGCGGGCTCTATCCCACCGGCAACGCCACGGTCCTCCTGCCGCGCCAGATCGGCTGGGTGCACGCGATGGAGCTGCTGCTGACGGCGCGCCCGATCGACGCCGCGCGCGCCGCCGCGATCGGGCTCGTAAACGAGGTGGTGGCGGCCCGCGAGCTGCTGCCACGCGCCCTCGAGGCCGCCGCCGTGATCGCGGCCAACGCGCCGCTCGCGGTGCGCGAGACCCGCCGCGGCGTGCGCGAGCTGCTCTCGCTCCCGCTCGACGAGGCCTGGCGGCGCCAGGAGGAGCTGGGGCGGCCGCTGCGCCGCACGGAGGACGCGGCGGAAGGCGCGCGCGCCTTCGTCGAGAAGCGCGCGCCGGTCTGGACGGGGCGCTGA
- a CDS encoding serine hydrolase, translating into MADLAERLAEVPAQLAAGIAAHHVPGASLAVLADEQVWAAAAGLLNARTGVEATPDSVFQMGSITKVWTTTLVMQLVDEGRLQLADRVADLLPGFTLRDPAAARRITVEQLLTHTSGIDGDRFLDLGRGADAVARFVEACRTFELVHPPATMWSYCNAGFVLAGRIVELLRGASFDEVLRERLVRPLGLAATGTLPEQAILHRAAAGHLVDLATGATAVTPVWSLQPSNAPAGATPFTTATELLAFAALHLDGGSAGGQPLLSSRAVADMQRRRATLPPGSLADAWGLGWMLHDWEGGLAIGHGGVTIGQRAYLVAVPHARVAIALLTNGGDGDSLFSALAGPLLRALAGVTPRELPPARDDVAVDPARYAGVYERSGARVAVEPAPGGGLQARVRALWASLDPNAPPLALRPVAPELFRIALPASRRDTGAAFLDPAGTGRPSYLLLAGRAHPRL; encoded by the coding sequence ATGGCGGATCTCGCCGAGCGCCTGGCCGAGGTCCCGGCGCAGCTCGCCGCCGGCATCGCCGCGCACCACGTGCCGGGCGCCTCGCTCGCGGTGCTCGCGGACGAGCAGGTGTGGGCCGCGGCCGCTGGCCTGCTGAACGCGCGCACGGGGGTCGAGGCCACGCCCGACTCGGTGTTCCAGATGGGCTCGATCACCAAGGTGTGGACCACCACGCTGGTGATGCAGCTCGTCGACGAGGGTCGGCTGCAGCTCGCCGACCGCGTGGCCGACCTGCTGCCGGGCTTCACCCTGCGCGACCCGGCCGCGGCGCGCCGGATCACGGTCGAGCAGCTCCTCACCCACACGAGCGGCATCGATGGCGACCGGTTCCTGGACCTGGGCCGCGGCGCCGACGCCGTGGCGCGCTTCGTCGAGGCCTGCCGCACCTTCGAGCTGGTCCACCCGCCCGCCACGATGTGGTCGTACTGCAACGCGGGCTTCGTGCTGGCCGGGCGGATCGTGGAGCTCCTGCGCGGCGCCAGCTTCGACGAGGTCCTGCGCGAGCGTCTGGTCCGCCCGCTCGGGCTCGCCGCCACCGGCACGCTGCCCGAGCAGGCGATCCTGCACCGGGCGGCCGCGGGGCACCTCGTGGATCTCGCGACGGGTGCGACCGCGGTGACCCCGGTCTGGTCGCTCCAGCCCTCGAACGCGCCCGCCGGCGCCACCCCGTTCACGACCGCGACCGAGCTGCTCGCCTTCGCGGCCCTCCACCTCGACGGCGGGTCGGCCGGCGGGCAGCCGCTCCTCTCGTCCCGCGCGGTCGCCGACATGCAGCGCCGTCGCGCCACGCTCCCGCCCGGCTCGCTCGCCGACGCCTGGGGCCTGGGCTGGATGCTCCACGACTGGGAGGGCGGGCTCGCCATCGGGCACGGCGGCGTCACGATCGGGCAGCGCGCGTACCTGGTGGCCGTCCCGCACGCGCGGGTCGCGATCGCGCTGCTCACGAACGGCGGCGATGGCGACAGCCTCTTCTCCGCGCTCGCCGGCCCGCTCCTGCGTGCGCTCGCCGGCGTCACGCCCCGCGAGCTGCCGCCCGCCCGCGACGACGTCGCCGTCGACCCGGCCCGCTACGCGGGCGTCTACGAGCGCAGCGGCGCGCGCGTCGCCGTCGAGCCCGCCCCGGGCGGCGGGCTCCAGGCCCGCGTGCGCGCGCTGTGGGCCTCGCTCGACCCGAACGCGCCCCCGCTCGCGCTCCGGCCGGTCGCACCCGAGCTGTTCCGGATCGCGCTCCCCGCCTCACGCCGGGACACCGGCGCCGCCTTCCTGGATCCCGCCGGCACCGGGCGCCCGAGCTACCTGCTGCTCGCGGGGCGCGCGCACCCGCGCCTCTAG
- a CDS encoding pyrroloquinoline quinone-dependent dehydrogenase, with amino-acid sequence MPVILRPPALALLLALAALPARAGDWPVYGGDAGGARWSPHAGIDRTNVADLEVAWSIRTGDLDAVPPPPGHMAFQATPILVDGLLVLPTPLGRVLALDPETGAERWRFDPATRTREVPEFTSRGVAAWRDGQAPAGAPCAGRLFAATVESRLFALDAATGRRCPGFGDNGEVSLKEGVGGIQDQEFTISSPPTIAGDLVVVGSAIADNRRVDMPRGIVRAYDARSGALRWAWDPVPRSAASGAWAEWRPEQAARTGAANAWSILSYDPARELLFVPTSSPSPDYYGGERLGSNRYANSIVALRARTGQVAWHFQTVHHDLWDYDVPAQPVLATVVRDGVERPAVVQATKMGHLFVLDRETGAPLFPVEERPVPASDVPGEQSSPTQPIPLLPPPLAAQRLRPEDAWGLTPWDRGRCREQIEALRNEGLFTPPSLRGSLQIPGNAGGSNWGSVAIDPGRRLVVLNQTNLAFAVRLIPAAEFASARARGRGPLGLREFAPQAGTPYGLVREPIQSPLLLPCNPPPWGTLAAVSLDDGSIRWQVPLGSSPDIFPVSLPIRPGLPNLGGPIVTGGGLVFVSASMDGFLRAFDVDTGAELWSDHLPAGGNATPMSYVGPSGRQFVVIAAGGHGKLGTRRGDRVVAYALPLAAE; translated from the coding sequence ATGCCCGTCATCCTCCGCCCGCCCGCGCTCGCGCTGCTCCTCGCCCTGGCCGCCCTCCCCGCCCGCGCCGGCGACTGGCCCGTGTACGGCGGCGACGCCGGCGGCGCGCGCTGGTCGCCCCACGCCGGGATCGACCGCACGAACGTGGCGGATCTCGAGGTCGCGTGGTCGATCCGCACGGGCGACCTCGACGCCGTCCCTCCGCCGCCCGGCCACATGGCCTTCCAGGCGACCCCCATCCTGGTGGACGGCCTGCTCGTGCTGCCGACCCCGCTCGGGCGCGTGCTCGCGCTCGATCCCGAGACGGGGGCCGAGCGCTGGCGCTTCGACCCCGCCACCCGCACCCGCGAGGTCCCCGAGTTCACCTCGCGCGGCGTGGCCGCCTGGCGCGACGGGCAGGCGCCGGCCGGCGCGCCCTGCGCGGGGCGCCTCTTCGCCGCCACCGTCGAGTCGCGCCTGTTCGCGCTCGACGCGGCCACCGGCCGGCGCTGCCCCGGCTTCGGCGACAACGGCGAGGTGTCGCTGAAGGAGGGGGTCGGCGGGATCCAGGACCAGGAGTTCACGATCTCGTCGCCGCCGACGATCGCGGGCGACCTCGTGGTGGTCGGCTCGGCGATCGCGGACAACCGGCGCGTCGACATGCCGCGCGGGATCGTGCGCGCCTACGACGCGCGCAGCGGCGCGCTGCGCTGGGCGTGGGATCCCGTGCCGCGCTCGGCGGCGAGCGGCGCCTGGGCGGAATGGCGCCCCGAGCAGGCCGCCCGCACGGGCGCCGCCAACGCCTGGTCGATCCTCTCCTACGACCCCGCCCGCGAGCTCCTCTTCGTGCCCACCAGCAGCCCGAGCCCCGACTACTACGGCGGCGAGCGCCTGGGCAGCAACCGCTACGCGAACTCGATCGTCGCGCTGCGCGCCCGCACGGGACAGGTCGCCTGGCACTTCCAGACCGTCCACCACGATCTCTGGGACTACGACGTCCCGGCCCAGCCGGTGCTGGCGACGGTGGTCCGCGACGGCGTCGAGCGGCCCGCCGTCGTGCAGGCCACCAAGATGGGACACCTCTTCGTGTTGGATCGCGAGACCGGCGCACCGCTCTTCCCGGTCGAGGAGCGGCCGGTGCCGGCCTCCGACGTGCCCGGCGAGCAGAGCTCGCCGACCCAGCCGATCCCCCTCCTGCCCCCGCCGCTCGCGGCGCAGCGCCTGCGCCCCGAGGACGCCTGGGGCCTCACGCCCTGGGACCGCGGCCGCTGCCGCGAGCAGATCGAGGCGCTGCGCAACGAGGGTCTCTTCACCCCGCCGAGCCTGCGCGGAAGCCTCCAGATCCCGGGCAACGCGGGCGGCAGCAACTGGGGCAGCGTCGCGATCGACCCGGGGCGGCGCCTCGTCGTGCTGAACCAGACCAACCTCGCCTTCGCGGTGCGCCTGATCCCGGCCGCCGAGTTCGCGAGCGCGCGGGCCCGGGGCCGCGGTCCGCTCGGGCTGCGCGAGTTCGCGCCCCAGGCGGGCACGCCCTACGGCCTCGTGCGCGAGCCGATCCAGTCGCCCCTCCTGCTCCCCTGCAACCCGCCGCCCTGGGGCACGCTGGCGGCCGTCTCGCTCGACGACGGCTCGATCCGCTGGCAGGTCCCGCTCGGCTCCTCCCCTGACATCTTCCCGGTGTCGCTCCCGATCCGGCCGGGGCTGCCGAACCTGGGCGGGCCGATCGTGACCGGCGGCGGGCTCGTCTTCGTCTCGGCGTCGATGGACGGCTTCCTCCGCGCCTTCGACGTCGACACCGGCGCCGAGCTGTGGAGCGACCACCTGCCGGCCGGCGGCAACGCGACGCCGATGAGCTACGTCGGGCCCTCGGGCCGCCAGTTCGTCGTGATCGCCGCCGGCGGCCACGGCAAGCTCGGCACGCGCCGCGGCGACCGGGTGGTGGCCTATGCACTGCCCCTCGCGGCCGAGTGA
- a CDS encoding helix-turn-helix domain containing protein: MPRLRPADRFETLRRAALQVFARQGLRRARMSDVARAAGLSTGALYTYFASKEALFDWLVVHGADPGPIATPPCLPVPAPAPGATEKHLRESIARALHLPALDAALARRRTGDARAELGAIVDELYDRIARSRLPAAVIERSARELPELFTIYYLETRRSLFERLARYLERRARAGRLRRVAEPAVAARWIAESVTWFARHRHGDADPSGLPDEDALRTQVVALVVAGLVPD; encoded by the coding sequence GTGCCCCGCCTCCGCCCGGCCGACCGCTTCGAGACGCTGCGCCGCGCGGCGCTGCAGGTCTTCGCCCGCCAGGGCCTGCGGCGCGCGCGCATGAGCGACGTGGCCCGCGCGGCGGGCCTCTCGACCGGCGCGCTCTACACCTACTTCGCGAGCAAGGAGGCGCTCTTCGACTGGCTGGTCGTGCACGGCGCCGACCCGGGCCCGATCGCGACGCCGCCCTGCCTGCCCGTGCCGGCGCCCGCCCCCGGCGCCACCGAGAAGCACCTGCGCGAGTCGATCGCGCGCGCGCTCCATCTGCCGGCGCTCGACGCGGCGCTCGCGCGCCGCCGCACGGGGGACGCGCGCGCGGAGCTCGGCGCGATCGTCGACGAGCTCTACGACCGGATCGCGCGCTCGCGGCTGCCCGCGGCGGTGATCGAGCGCTCCGCGCGCGAGCTCCCCGAGCTGTTCACGATCTACTACCTCGAGACCCGGCGCAGCCTCTTCGAGCGCCTCGCGCGCTACCTCGAGCGCCGCGCCCGGGCCGGACGCCTGCGCCGGGTCGCCGAGCCCGCCGTGGCGGCGCGCTGGATCGCCGAGAGCGTCACCTGGTTCGCGCGCCACCGGCACGGCGATGCCGACCCGAGCGGCCTGCCCGATGAGGACGCGCTGCGTACCCAGGTGGTGGCGCTGGTGGTCGCCGGCCTCGTTCCCGACTGA